In one window of Nitrospira sp. DNA:
- a CDS encoding VOC family protein, translating to MKAHYLGHVVFYVKDLQRSLAFYRDLLGFTEVGRIFNGAAAALTSGRTHHELLLIQVGDAPGPSTGRRRGLYHIGIKVGDSLDELRAAKRELEQAGVTIDGMSDHTVSQSLYLRDPDGNEVELYVDADESVWKNDPAAVISPIKPLYL from the coding sequence ATGAAAGCGCACTATCTCGGCCATGTCGTGTTCTATGTGAAAGATCTGCAACGGTCACTGGCCTTCTATCGGGACCTGCTGGGGTTCACTGAAGTCGGCCGGATCTTCAATGGCGCGGCGGCGGCCCTCACGTCCGGCCGCACGCATCATGAGCTGCTGCTGATCCAGGTGGGCGATGCGCCAGGCCCTTCAACAGGGAGGCGCCGGGGCCTCTATCACATTGGGATCAAGGTCGGAGACAGCCTGGACGAATTGCGCGCCGCGAAGCGTGAACTGGAGCAGGCTGGCGTGACGATCGACGGGATGAGTGATCATACCGTGAGCCAGAGTCTCTATCTCCGCGATCCGGACGGGAACGAAGTCGAACTGTATGTCGATGCGGATGAGTCGGTGTGGAAAAACGATCCGGCGGCGGTCATCTCACCGATCAAGCCGCTCTATTTGTAA
- a CDS encoding nitroreductase family protein, which translates to MEKPAETDSPIHELLARRWSPRAFDERRVEPEQLRALLEAARWAPSSSNEQPWRFVVATKDDQAAYDRLLACLLEGNRKWACRAPVLLLSVAQMNFEDDGRPNRHAFHDTGMAVENLLLQASALGLIGHPMAGFDIERTRAELTIPSGYEPVAMIAVGYPGDLTVLPDYLQQREVKPRERKPLAEITFAGQWGVPLFLRRS; encoded by the coding sequence ATGGAGAAGCCTGCTGAGACGGACTCCCCGATTCATGAGTTGCTCGCCCGGCGATGGAGTCCCCGCGCATTCGATGAACGGAGGGTCGAGCCGGAGCAGCTTCGTGCCCTGCTCGAGGCGGCGCGCTGGGCTCCCTCTTCCAGCAATGAGCAACCCTGGCGGTTTGTCGTGGCCACCAAAGACGACCAGGCGGCGTATGACCGGCTTCTGGCCTGCCTGTTGGAGGGCAACCGCAAATGGGCCTGCCGGGCGCCCGTACTCCTGCTCTCCGTGGCGCAGATGAATTTTGAAGACGACGGCCGGCCGAATCGGCATGCCTTTCACGATACCGGGATGGCCGTTGAGAATCTGCTTCTCCAAGCGTCCGCGCTCGGACTGATCGGGCACCCCATGGCAGGCTTCGATATCGAGCGCACGAGGGCGGAACTCACGATTCCGTCCGGCTATGAGCCGGTGGCGATGATCGCCGTGGGGTATCCCGGTGATCTGACCGTGCTCCCGGACTATTTGCAGCAGCGCGAAGTGAAGCCACGGGAACGGAAGCCGCTGGCGGAGATCACCTTTGCAGGACAGTGGGGCGTTCCACTGTTTCTACGCCGGTCGTGA
- a CDS encoding methyltransferase yields MATVQRVNKKRPKAKKPPVLKPDGIMQLGLGFWGSKTLLSAIELGLFTELAKGALDAEAIQARLSLHPRSVRDFLDTLVSLGLLRRTGRRYANTPETNLFLDRNKPSYAGGMLEMCNERLYKFWGSLTEGLRTGAPQNEAKEGGNFFAALYADPIRLEGFLKAMTGLSFGAARAIAKQFPWKRYNTFVDVGCAQGGVPVQVALAHPHLSGRGMDLPVVQPIFESYVRAQGLERRLQFHPADFFTAPLPQADVIIMGHILHDWDLAEKRMLLKKAYEALPKGGALIVHETLIDDGRKTNVLGLLMSLNMLIETPGGFDYTGKDCRGWMKEAGFRKSYVEPLAGPDSMVVGIK; encoded by the coding sequence ATGGCTACCGTACAGCGTGTGAACAAGAAGAGGCCGAAGGCCAAGAAGCCGCCGGTGTTGAAGCCCGATGGGATTATGCAGTTGGGGCTGGGATTCTGGGGCTCGAAAACATTGCTGAGCGCCATTGAATTGGGCCTCTTTACGGAACTGGCGAAGGGCGCGCTCGATGCCGAGGCGATTCAAGCCCGCTTGTCGCTCCACCCGCGCAGTGTCCGGGATTTCCTCGATACGCTGGTCTCGCTCGGTCTGTTGCGGCGAACGGGCCGCCGGTACGCCAATACGCCAGAGACCAATCTGTTCCTGGATCGCAACAAACCGTCCTACGCCGGCGGCATGCTGGAGATGTGCAATGAACGGCTGTACAAGTTTTGGGGGTCGCTGACGGAGGGTCTGCGCACCGGCGCGCCTCAGAACGAAGCGAAAGAAGGCGGCAACTTTTTTGCGGCGCTCTATGCGGATCCCATCAGGCTGGAAGGATTTCTCAAGGCCATGACGGGATTGAGCTTCGGCGCGGCCCGGGCCATTGCAAAGCAATTCCCCTGGAAACGGTACAACACGTTCGTGGATGTGGGCTGCGCCCAAGGTGGCGTACCGGTGCAAGTGGCTCTGGCGCATCCGCACCTGAGCGGCAGAGGGATGGACCTGCCGGTGGTGCAGCCGATTTTTGAATCCTATGTGCGGGCACAGGGACTGGAGCGGCGTCTGCAATTTCACCCGGCTGACTTTTTTACGGCGCCCCTGCCTCAGGCCGATGTGATCATCATGGGCCATATCCTCCATGACTGGGATCTGGCAGAAAAACGGATGTTGCTCAAGAAAGCCTATGAGGCCTTGCCGAAAGGCGGAGCCTTGATCGTGCACGAGACGTTGATCGACGACGGCCGGAAGACGAATGTGCTGGGGCTGCTGATGAGCTTGAACATGCTCATCGAAACGCCCGGGGGCTTTGATTATACGGGCAAGGATTGCCGGGGCTGGATGAAAGAGGCGGGATTCCGCAAGAGCTACGTTGAGCCGCTCGCCGGGCCCGACTCGATGGTGGTGGGGATCAAGTAG
- a CDS encoding lysophospholipid acyltransferase family protein, with translation MKYACEYLLLRFADLLFQALPRAWAIALGEWIFLRLPALIPKRQALILDNLARTFPGSSPEDRARIAQAVWRNLGRTAIEFVRITDYARHTLEDLVVVEGREHMDRAVKEGKGVIILTAHFTNWELTGSFIQRQFGSMTAIARPVHNPYVERWVQRKRLSGGMKIIPAQDAVKASLKCLKANGIVGILIDQSLSSGLLVDFFGRPAGTTTLPALLHLRTGAPVVMTYTLREDGRFRHVYQPVVFPPVAEDADRILIYTKAINTLFEDLIRRYPENWFWIHNRWKRAESLPETAADPDQSAL, from the coding sequence ATGAAATACGCCTGTGAATATCTCCTGCTCCGCTTCGCCGACCTGCTGTTCCAAGCGCTCCCGCGCGCCTGGGCCATCGCGCTCGGTGAGTGGATTTTTCTCCGCCTGCCGGCGCTGATTCCCAAACGCCAGGCGCTGATCCTGGACAATCTCGCCCGGACCTTTCCCGGCTCCTCACCAGAAGACCGGGCCCGCATCGCCCAGGCTGTCTGGCGCAACCTCGGACGCACGGCCATCGAGTTCGTCCGCATCACCGACTATGCCCGCCACACCCTTGAAGACCTCGTGGTGGTGGAGGGACGGGAACATATGGACCGGGCCGTCAAGGAAGGGAAGGGCGTCATCATCCTCACGGCCCACTTCACGAACTGGGAACTGACGGGATCCTTCATTCAACGCCAGTTCGGCTCGATGACGGCGATTGCCCGTCCCGTGCACAATCCCTATGTCGAACGATGGGTCCAGCGGAAACGTCTCTCCGGCGGGATGAAGATCATCCCCGCACAGGACGCGGTCAAAGCCTCGCTCAAATGTCTGAAGGCCAACGGCATCGTCGGCATCCTGATCGACCAAAGCCTCTCCTCCGGCCTGCTCGTCGATTTCTTTGGCCGGCCCGCCGGGACCACCACGCTGCCGGCCCTGCTGCATCTGCGCACCGGCGCGCCCGTTGTCATGACCTACACCCTGCGTGAAGACGGCCGGTTTCGGCACGTGTACCAACCAGTGGTCTTTCCCCCGGTTGCCGAGGATGCTGATCGCATTTTGATCTATACCAAGGCCATCAACACCCTCTTCGAGGATCTCATCCGCCGCTATCCGGAAAACTGGTTTTGGATCCATAACCGCTGGAAACGCGCCGAGTCCCTGCCCGAGACCGCCGCCGATCCCGATCAGAGCGCCTTGTGA
- a CDS encoding CDGSH iron-sulfur domain-containing protein — protein MEQPVIAAKQPVVLSLEPGTYYWCRCGRSKNQPFCDGAHKGTDFTPMEFTATEKKQVALCQCKQTKNPPFCDGAHKAL, from the coding sequence ATGGAACAACCAGTCATTGCAGCCAAGCAACCAGTGGTGTTGTCGTTGGAGCCGGGGACCTATTATTGGTGCCGGTGCGGCCGGTCTAAGAACCAACCGTTTTGTGACGGCGCGCACAAAGGCACTGACTTCACGCCCATGGAATTTACGGCAACCGAGAAGAAGCAGGTGGCCCTGTGCCAGTGCAAGCAGACGAAGAATCCGCCCTTCTGTGACGGGGCTCACAAGGCGCTCTGA
- a CDS encoding SDR family oxidoreductase: MLPLSGKVAIVTGASSGIGRAIAERLAGDGALVVVNYHHSEDKARQVVAGIQAKGGKAVAVQADMSQVADARRLITDAAAQFGRLDILVNNAGKFVPKPFLETTEADVEALMNLHAKGPYFAMQEAARVLRDHGRIVNISSAGTKLHYYGATAYLGSRGALEQFTQGIAHELAPRGITVNTVSPGFTDTGVLTDQYRQMGIEQSPFKRIGLPGDIAEVVAFLVSEPARWLTGQTIQAGGGIVM, translated from the coding sequence ATGCTGCCGTTAAGCGGGAAAGTGGCCATTGTGACCGGTGCGTCCAGCGGGATCGGACGAGCCATCGCCGAACGGCTGGCCGGGGACGGCGCGCTGGTGGTGGTGAATTACCATCACAGCGAGGACAAGGCCAGGCAAGTCGTGGCAGGAATTCAGGCGAAGGGCGGGAAAGCCGTGGCCGTGCAGGCCGATATGAGCCAGGTGGCGGATGCGCGGCGGTTGATCACGGACGCGGCGGCGCAATTCGGCCGGCTGGATATATTGGTGAACAACGCCGGGAAGTTCGTGCCCAAGCCGTTCTTGGAGACGACGGAAGCGGATGTCGAGGCCCTCATGAATCTGCATGCCAAGGGGCCGTACTTTGCGATGCAAGAAGCGGCCAGGGTGCTGCGCGATCACGGGCGGATCGTCAATATTTCCAGCGCCGGGACCAAGCTCCACTATTATGGCGCCACGGCCTATCTTGGGAGCCGCGGGGCGCTCGAGCAATTTACGCAGGGGATTGCGCATGAACTCGCCCCGCGAGGGATTACGGTGAACACGGTGTCGCCGGGGTTTACCGATACGGGGGTGTTGACGGACCAGTACAGGCAGATGGGCATTGAGCAGTCTCCCTTCAAACGGATCGGGCTTCCAGGCGACATTGCCGAGGTGGTGGCGTTTCTCGTGAGCGAGCCGGCGCGCTGGTTGACGGGGCAGACGATACAGGCGGGCGGCGGCATTGTGATGTAG
- a CDS encoding VOC family protein: MAVQVYGCNHVVIEVTDAKKAVKFYSDVFGLKMLRGGEGAAWCKLGEHQFMAIFEVEQLQPDRVKHFGLMVRDARQIKEVRKKLTQKYKLTLHPGFRCDFRDPWGNRIQVGDLSDESLVWLLPYQEVQKAGITFRR, from the coding sequence ATGGCTGTGCAAGTCTATGGCTGCAATCACGTGGTCATCGAAGTGACCGATGCGAAGAAAGCCGTGAAGTTCTATTCCGATGTCTTCGGCCTGAAGATGCTGCGCGGGGGCGAGGGAGCCGCCTGGTGCAAGCTGGGCGAGCATCAGTTCATGGCGATCTTCGAGGTCGAGCAACTACAGCCTGATCGGGTGAAACATTTCGGCTTGATGGTCCGCGACGCGCGGCAGATCAAGGAAGTCAGAAAAAAACTGACGCAGAAGTACAAGCTGACGCTGCACCCCGGTTTCCGTTGCGACTTTCGCGATCCCTGGGGAAACCGGATTCAGGTTGGCGATCTGAGCGACGAATCGCTGGTCTGGCTCCTCCCCTATCAGGAGGTCCAGAAGGCCGGCATCACGTTCAGGAGGTGA
- a CDS encoding efflux RND transporter periplasmic adaptor subunit, producing the protein MMAKRVIDSGLTLLIAVAAALGTVGCKPDAGSAPAPPVAQVEVMTVTTHTIPDEPEFIGQAEASRPVEIRSQVTGLLKAVLYPEGRDVKKGDRLYQIDPVPFQAAQASAKAKIAQAQAKLVQARQDLARVKPLLAEQAVSQKDVDDAVAEDMAARALLQAAQADLIKAQFDLDNTLITAPIDGLIERSRYYEGRLVSAQTDLLTTIHQVDPMFVVVSVPESFILKRRRDIESKKIHHPGVYHLRGRLTLMDGTLFPQEAVLDLLEPGLRSETGARQVRLTVPNPQRLLLPGQFVKVRFTGDTKTDAILIPQRAVLQGPKGPFVYVVGPDDTVQIRDIVAADWKGDQWLIDEGLKPGDRVVVNGLMKIGPGAPVKAVPVGAAPAPAAEPHSPAPQQG; encoded by the coding sequence ATGATGGCAAAGCGTGTCATTGACAGTGGGCTCACCCTGCTCATCGCCGTTGCTGCGGCTCTGGGGACGGTCGGTTGTAAGCCGGATGCCGGTTCCGCGCCGGCGCCGCCGGTGGCGCAAGTCGAGGTGATGACGGTCACGACGCACACGATTCCCGACGAGCCGGAATTTATCGGCCAGGCCGAAGCCTCGCGTCCCGTCGAGATCCGTTCCCAGGTGACGGGTCTGCTCAAGGCGGTCTTGTATCCCGAAGGGCGCGATGTGAAAAAAGGCGACCGGCTGTATCAGATCGATCCGGTCCCGTTCCAGGCCGCGCAAGCGAGCGCCAAGGCCAAGATCGCTCAGGCCCAAGCCAAGCTCGTGCAGGCCCGACAAGACCTGGCCCGAGTGAAGCCCCTGCTGGCCGAACAGGCCGTAAGCCAGAAGGATGTCGATGATGCGGTCGCCGAAGACATGGCGGCGCGGGCGCTGCTGCAGGCCGCGCAGGCGGACCTGATTAAAGCGCAGTTCGACCTGGATAACACACTGATCACGGCGCCGATCGACGGGTTGATCGAGCGCAGCCGTTACTATGAAGGCCGGCTGGTATCCGCCCAAACGGATTTGCTGACGACGATTCACCAGGTCGATCCGATGTTCGTGGTGGTGAGCGTCCCGGAGAGCTTCATCTTGAAGCGGCGGCGCGATATCGAGTCCAAGAAGATTCACCACCCCGGCGTGTATCATTTGCGCGGCCGTCTCACCTTGATGGACGGCACGCTCTTTCCGCAGGAGGCGGTGCTGGACCTTCTCGAACCGGGATTGCGCTCGGAGACCGGCGCCCGCCAGGTCCGGCTTACCGTCCCGAATCCGCAGCGGCTGTTGCTGCCCGGCCAATTCGTGAAAGTCCGGTTCACCGGCGATACGAAGACCGACGCGATTCTCATCCCGCAACGCGCCGTGTTGCAGGGGCCAAAAGGGCCCTTTGTCTACGTGGTCGGTCCCGATGACACGGTGCAGATCCGCGATATCGTCGCGGCCGACTGGAAAGGGGACCAGTGGCTGATCGACGAAGGGCTGAAGCCCGGAGACCGGGTGGTCGTCAACGGCCTTATGAAAATCGGTCCCGGTGCGCCGGTGAAGGCGGTTCCGGTCGGCGCGGCCCCGGCCCCGGCCGCCGAACCTCATTCCCCTGCTCCTCAACAAGGATAA
- a CDS encoding multidrug efflux RND transporter permease subunit, protein MNGHVFIDRPILASVVSIIIVVMGLLALQFLPVAQFPEITPPVVQIDADYPGASADVAAESVARPIEVTLPGIDNLLYFESSSSNDGHVTIKLTFEIGTDPDIAQVQTQNREKLAEPQLPPEVVRQGISVKKMSPDLVGVIALKSTDPRHDAVFLSNYAILRIADDLKRVKGVGDALVFGQQNYSMRIILNPMLMARLGLTPSDVANVIREQNRDYPSGTIGREPAPKGTELTIPIITKGRLTDVKEFEELIVRALPDGSAVRLKDVARIELGAQSYALEGRWNSKPTTFILTFLSPGANALDTIRRTRAQMDELAKNFPAGVSYDIPYDTTRFIDVSIKEVVKTLAEAMVLVVLVVYLFLQSWRATIIPTVAVPVSLIGTFIGLYALGFSINTITLFGMVLAIGIVVDDAIVVVENVERHMREDRVSAKEAAKRAMREVTAPIIAIVLVLVSVFVPVGFVGGITGALYKQFAATIAISVTVSGFVALTLSPALCAMVLVPHHGERAGFWVLFDRLFGRTQQGYMHGVGALVARPNRFMVLFALLVVVSIGLFQSLPKSFLPEEDQGYFITVVQLPDGASKQRTDAVLERIERFFQGHPAVHSTDALSGQNFVFGTRGPNAATMFVPLKLWDERTEPQNHVKALVGAAYGEFAKIPEALLLAFNAPAIRGVGSVGGFSVQVQDPGGGDFKQFAAVTQQFVERAQKEPAIGRVGTNFRVSAPRIYARVNRERAKALGVPISDVFDTLQAYFGSLYINDFVKFGRIYHVQTEAEAEYRATPQDIGKIYVRAQSAQGTNMIPLDTVITTEYQSGPDPVNHFNGYNTALVLGAAAPGYSSGQALEALDRVGKEVLVPQGYAIDYSNISFQERRVGGQSGQVFAVGLLMVFLVLAAQFESWVVPFAVILAVPFAVFGALSAVWMRGFENDIYFQIGLVTLIGLSAKNAILIVEFANTRYEAGRPLIDSAIDAARLRFRPIIMTSMAFIFGMFPLVMARGAGAASRQSIGTGVLGGMLAATFLAIFFVPLFYVLIRTLSTRRPAAAVPAGSAETSNPAQEEER, encoded by the coding sequence GTGAACGGTCACGTTTTCATCGACCGGCCGATTCTGGCCTCGGTGGTCTCCATCATCATCGTGGTGATGGGTTTGCTCGCGTTGCAATTCCTTCCGGTCGCCCAATTTCCCGAAATCACACCGCCGGTCGTGCAGATCGATGCCGACTATCCCGGCGCGAGCGCCGACGTGGCGGCCGAATCGGTGGCCCGGCCCATCGAGGTGACGCTCCCGGGCATCGACAATCTGCTGTACTTCGAGTCCAGCAGCAGCAACGACGGGCACGTGACGATCAAGCTGACGTTCGAGATCGGCACGGACCCCGATATTGCGCAGGTGCAGACGCAGAATCGCGAGAAACTGGCGGAGCCGCAGCTGCCTCCCGAGGTCGTCCGCCAGGGCATTTCCGTGAAAAAGATGTCTCCCGATCTGGTGGGGGTCATCGCGTTGAAATCCACCGATCCGCGCCATGACGCCGTGTTCCTCTCTAACTACGCCATTCTCCGGATCGCCGACGACCTGAAACGCGTCAAAGGCGTGGGCGACGCCCTTGTCTTCGGACAGCAGAACTACAGCATGCGGATCATCTTGAACCCGATGCTCATGGCCCGGCTCGGCCTCACCCCGAGCGATGTGGCCAATGTGATTCGAGAGCAGAACCGCGATTACCCGTCCGGAACGATCGGGCGTGAACCGGCGCCGAAAGGCACGGAGCTGACGATCCCGATCATTACCAAAGGGCGCCTGACCGACGTCAAAGAATTCGAGGAGCTGATCGTGCGCGCGCTGCCGGACGGCTCGGCGGTGCGGCTCAAAGATGTGGCCCGGATCGAACTGGGCGCGCAATCCTATGCGCTGGAAGGCCGCTGGAACAGCAAACCGACGACGTTCATTCTCACCTTCCTCTCGCCCGGCGCCAACGCGCTGGATACGATACGCCGCACGCGTGCCCAGATGGATGAACTGGCGAAGAATTTCCCCGCCGGCGTGTCTTACGACATTCCCTACGACACGACGCGGTTTATCGATGTCTCTATCAAAGAAGTGGTGAAGACCCTGGCCGAGGCGATGGTGCTCGTCGTCCTGGTGGTCTATCTGTTTCTCCAAAGCTGGCGCGCCACGATCATCCCCACCGTGGCGGTGCCGGTTTCGCTGATCGGCACGTTCATCGGCCTGTATGCGCTGGGTTTCTCGATCAACACGATCACGCTGTTCGGCATGGTGCTCGCGATCGGGATCGTGGTGGACGACGCGATTGTGGTCGTCGAAAACGTCGAACGCCATATGCGCGAAGACCGGGTATCGGCGAAAGAGGCGGCCAAACGGGCGATGAGGGAAGTCACGGCTCCGATCATCGCGATCGTGCTAGTGCTGGTGTCGGTCTTTGTGCCGGTCGGGTTTGTCGGGGGCATCACGGGCGCGCTGTACAAACAGTTTGCGGCGACGATCGCGATTTCAGTGACGGTTTCGGGGTTTGTGGCGCTCACGCTCAGTCCGGCGCTCTGCGCCATGGTTCTGGTTCCGCATCATGGCGAGCGGGCCGGATTTTGGGTGCTGTTCGACCGGCTGTTCGGCCGCACGCAGCAGGGCTATATGCACGGAGTGGGGGCCTTGGTGGCGAGGCCGAACCGGTTCATGGTGCTCTTCGCCCTGTTAGTGGTGGTCTCCATCGGCCTGTTTCAATCGCTTCCGAAGAGTTTTCTGCCGGAAGAGGATCAAGGCTATTTCATCACCGTCGTGCAGTTGCCCGATGGGGCCTCAAAACAACGGACCGACGCGGTGCTGGAACGGATCGAACGGTTTTTCCAGGGGCATCCCGCCGTGCATTCGACCGATGCCCTGTCCGGCCAGAACTTTGTGTTCGGGACCAGAGGGCCGAACGCGGCGACGATGTTTGTGCCGCTGAAGCTGTGGGATGAGCGCACGGAACCGCAGAACCATGTGAAGGCCCTGGTGGGCGCCGCCTATGGGGAGTTTGCCAAGATTCCCGAAGCGCTGCTGCTGGCCTTTAACGCGCCCGCGATTCGCGGCGTGGGGTCTGTCGGCGGATTCTCCGTGCAGGTGCAGGATCCGGGCGGCGGCGATTTCAAACAGTTTGCGGCGGTCACCCAGCAGTTCGTGGAGCGGGCTCAAAAGGAGCCTGCCATCGGCCGGGTCGGGACGAATTTCCGTGTGTCGGCGCCACGGATCTATGCCCGCGTGAACCGGGAGCGGGCGAAGGCGCTCGGGGTGCCGATTTCCGATGTGTTCGATACGCTGCAAGCCTATTTCGGTTCACTGTACATCAACGACTTCGTCAAATTCGGCCGCATCTATCATGTCCAGACGGAGGCGGAAGCCGAGTACCGCGCGACTCCGCAGGACATTGGCAAGATCTATGTCCGGGCACAGAGCGCCCAGGGCACGAACATGATTCCCCTGGACACGGTCATCACGACGGAATATCAAAGCGGGCCGGATCCGGTGAACCACTTCAACGGCTATAATACCGCCCTGGTGCTGGGCGCCGCCGCGCCGGGCTACAGTTCCGGACAGGCGCTCGAAGCGCTGGACCGTGTGGGGAAAGAGGTGCTCGTTCCGCAGGGCTATGCCATCGACTACAGCAACATTTCGTTTCAGGAACGGCGGGTGGGCGGGCAGTCCGGGCAGGTGTTTGCCGTCGGTCTCTTGATGGTGTTTCTGGTCCTCGCGGCGCAGTTCGAGAGCTGGGTGGTGCCCTTTGCGGTGATTCTGGCGGTGCCGTTCGCGGTCTTCGGCGCCTTGTCCGCGGTGTGGATGCGGGGGTTCGAGAATGACATCTACTTCCAGATCGGATTGGTGACCTTGATCGGCCTGTCGGCCAAGAACGCGATCTTGATCGTCGAATTTGCCAATACGCGGTATGAGGCTGGCCGCCCATTGATCGACTCGGCCATCGACGCGGCGCGCCTGCGGTTCCGCCCGATCATCATGACCTCCATGGCCTTCATCTTCGGGATGTTTCCCCTCGTCATGGCGCGCGGGGCCGGCGCCGCCAGCCGCCAGTCCATCGGGACGGGCGTGTTGGGAGGCATGCTGGCCGCCACGTTCCTGGCGATCTTTTTCGTGCCGTTGTTTTATGTGTTGATCCGGACGCTGTCGACCCGCCGGCCGGCCGCGGCCGTTCCCGCCGGATCGGCGGAGACGTCGAACCCGGCACAGGAGGAGGAGCGTTAA
- a CDS encoding efflux transporter outer membrane subunit, producing MQRFLALGLSAMLASCALGPDYERPQTETGGQFRMAVAPADAPSLANLPWWELLRDDQLQGLIKIALVENKDLQRAAAVVEEFQARALLAKTDFLPGMTASGNAPNLGRKTIFLFPGFANPFNYYLQGNLSWELDVWGRIRRSNEAARADLLAKEENRRAVVLQLVSGVAESYFNLLQFDAQLDIAKHTLQSWEESVRIAQARLKQGLTSRLDTDQFEAERANAAARSAELERQMVQAENQLSVLLGRKPFAIPRGRPLNEQVVPPEVPAGLPSDLLQRRPDLLDAEQQLAAVTARIGAAKAERFPKISLTGLLGAASPQLSKLFTDPASFGVGGMGFAGPLFSGPVLGYQQEAIEAQAKQALAQYEKTVLTAFREVEDALVSVRTARAQNEAQQAQVNALQSALRLAELRYKGGLANYLDVLVARRNLFEAELAVTGSRRLHLVSVVQLYKALGGGWSPDMARANEPKE from the coding sequence ATGCAGCGGTTTCTCGCCCTCGGACTCTCGGCCATGCTCGCCTCCTGCGCGCTGGGGCCCGATTATGAACGGCCCCAGACGGAGACGGGCGGCCAGTTCCGGATGGCGGTGGCTCCCGCCGATGCCCCGTCGCTGGCCAACTTGCCCTGGTGGGAGTTGCTCCGGGATGACCAGCTGCAGGGGTTGATCAAGATCGCGCTGGTTGAGAACAAGGATCTCCAGCGTGCGGCGGCGGTAGTGGAGGAGTTTCAGGCCCGCGCCCTGCTGGCCAAAACAGATTTTCTTCCCGGGATGACCGCGTCGGGTAATGCGCCGAACCTGGGCCGCAAGACCATCTTCCTGTTTCCCGGTTTCGCCAACCCGTTCAACTATTATCTGCAGGGAAATCTCTCCTGGGAGCTCGATGTCTGGGGACGCATCCGGCGCTCCAATGAAGCGGCGCGCGCGGATCTGCTGGCGAAAGAAGAGAATCGGCGCGCGGTGGTCCTGCAGCTGGTCAGCGGGGTCGCGGAAAGCTACTTCAACCTGCTCCAGTTCGATGCGCAGCTGGATATTGCGAAGCACACGCTGCAATCGTGGGAGGAATCCGTCCGCATCGCCCAGGCGCGGTTGAAACAGGGGCTGACCTCGCGGCTGGATACGGATCAGTTTGAAGCCGAGCGGGCCAACGCCGCCGCGCGGTCGGCGGAACTCGAGCGGCAGATGGTGCAGGCGGAAAACCAGCTGAGCGTGCTGCTCGGCCGCAAGCCCTTCGCGATTCCGCGCGGCCGCCCGTTGAACGAGCAAGTGGTGCCTCCGGAGGTGCCGGCCGGACTTCCGTCGGACTTGTTACAGCGCCGTCCGGATCTGCTTGACGCAGAGCAGCAACTGGCCGCGGTGACGGCCCGCATCGGCGCCGCCAAAGCGGAACGGTTTCCGAAGATCTCGCTCACGGGACTGCTCGGTGCCGCCAGCCCGCAATTGTCGAAACTCTTCACCGATCCCGCGTCATTCGGCGTCGGAGGGATGGGGTTTGCCGGGCCGCTCTTCAGCGGGCCGGTCTTGGGCTATCAGCAGGAGGCGATCGAGGCCCAGGCCAAGCAAGCGCTCGCGCAGTACGAGAAAACGGTCTTGACCGCCTTCCGTGAAGTGGAAGATGCCCTGGTCTCGGTGCGGACCGCCCGCGCCCAGAATGAAGCGCAACAGGCGCAAGTCAACGCGCTGCAATCCGCGCTGCGTCTGGCCGAATTGCGGTATAAGGGCGGACTGGCCAACTATCTCGATGTGCTCGTGGCGCGGCGCAATTTGTTTGAAGCCGAATTGGCTGTGACGGGGTCGCGCCGGCTCCATTTGGTGTCGGTTGTCCAGCTCTACAAGGCGCTCGGCGGAGGCTGGTCGCCCGACATGGCGCGCGCGAACGAACCCAAGGAGTAA
- a CDS encoding RidA family protein gives MARQNISTGGPWEAKIGYSRAVRVGFHVQVSGSTAMTPSGLVGKGDPYAQTIQTFKTIEAALQQAGATLADVVRTRIYMANIDQWQEVGRAHGEVFGNIRPATTMVEVKRLIDPDMLVEIEADAIMTHG, from the coding sequence ATGGCACGGCAGAACATTTCGACGGGTGGTCCTTGGGAAGCGAAGATCGGGTATTCACGGGCGGTGCGCGTGGGCTTTCATGTGCAGGTCTCCGGGTCTACGGCGATGACGCCGTCCGGCCTGGTGGGCAAGGGCGATCCCTACGCGCAGACGATTCAGACCTTCAAAACGATCGAAGCGGCGCTGCAGCAGGCCGGCGCGACGCTGGCCGATGTCGTGCGGACGAGAATCTACATGGCGAATATCGATCAATGGCAGGAGGTCGGACGGGCGCATGGTGAAGTGTTCGGCAACATCCGGCCAGCCACGACGATGGTGGAAGTGAAGCGGCTGATCGATCCGGACATGCTGGTCGAAATCGAAGCCGATGCGATCATGACTCACGGGTAG